In a single window of the Drosophila subpulchrella strain 33 F10 #4 breed RU33 chromosome X, RU_Dsub_v1.1 Primary Assembly, whole genome shotgun sequence genome:
- the LOC119558299 gene encoding ras GTPase-activating protein raskol isoform X6, whose protein sequence is MGRRTYLSRASAISYPSRIEGWLDVCETEGELTRLIKTLPWGPLYCVLQQDDQTFTAYCSEEISIFPATPNKERGDVCYEDIPRVRLDRVRRPAKALWDGPPTLAEENEDSDSCVAGSGGMSGINDIVLNTTLYSELDTSYEKACRRGSAPTTPILGSKQHQTESNATSRFTNFFSKKSNPLKRTKSVTKLERTKRGSGGLRGSRSHESLLSSHAVMSTIDLSCTGAVGVAPVHQSVLGRRHCFQVRGGPRGERYYSCGSRQERDLWIYSLRKSIAPNAEHTRRTDNSLKMWVYEAKNLPPKKRYFCELQLDKTLYGRTSVKLQTDLLFWGEHFDFPDIPEINVITVNVFREVDKKKKRDKYQFVGSVKIPVHDVTSRLPCEQWYPILSDKAGDSLGRTSGGGGSGSKDKEQLPTLRIKCRFQSTDILPINVYANFLAYLKENYKRVCETLEPVIGVKAKEDIGQALVLLMHAQGLAGAFLTDVVALDLLRVGDQRLTFRGNSLATKSMEAFLKLTGEQYLQDTLSAPINELIQSERDCEVDPTKASGSSAGSLQRQQAALRGAVRGAWQCIFESHKHFPAQLRNCFATFRERLQQLGRQDMADNLISASIFLRFLCPAILSPSLFNITSELPSARATRNLTLVAKTLQTLANFTRFQGKENFMEFLNDFLEQEAARMQQFLEIISTRPEHPAPDSILDWAGYIDQGKQLSILHSLLSESLAKLPEARQHELDPLQHILDEISRAKEHGLGTALPGGYLPATSSTHSIASENQENRNPGSSGSHAGSNSEQLLPQQSQLAQPQHAIVSKPLSAERGIMRGVLTPNSLEKNIFRYNDPTVNGVLQQQQQQQLQQQQQQQQLQQHPHQQQPHHQHPLQLLSNSQTSIAGNQYMSSPGGLQHAQSQTSMASSSLNGSSSNLLHGHQQHVHHPQQMHPHHCPPAPQTSASSTMERMDRMNYPPYVAHNGNDYEASTPSSTRSRTLPRNGNGNPNANGNMSSNNNQSGSYDDMHGEFQIQISGLDTSSAFVCKSPTPMMKSGMGPVGGAGRGHHKLNLGIPDHSGGYVRGGNNLNPNSNMPKNLEDLDDLFKYAEEHDVAEPANHHPHSQQNHQGGSHLKPAAVPGKEQLSAKSSHCSSGYQSISTNPSPSQSSSPVESQLKAAMGSHNAPLAFKNPSYQLQPQTGSSRSSATSNPHQQQQQQQQQFGNRLKPVKGGLVAARAAFLNSGGALETAATLTPSSSDEQLSADNYAIYSYAAAAAAGAGMSTKLEAQRSLSGGSSSSTSASASTSNLGKSGGFSAYGRLNGPLKREDVYGSGYGGSSGNVGYGLSTSSGAGHPQHPHQQQHQLQQQQPHRERDQELKQYAGSVAGSVGSATSAAQRRLSLDSARTLSDSSTDTEGHCNQLQEGKRRRQLRSSGGSGGGGGGGVGSEQGLGKSYDQNGEIQLLQQTLDTLCHTLDRDEAELRDSSDELFGLQRPAGSAGSNGSNNLSLQSESTMRSIIDRLITMEEELRREQLKMSLALSHKQRVIEEQGQQIAALDAANSRLLSALTALRQRYETQQQQQQQQHQAPPKTQKPQ, encoded by the exons ATACTTCCTATGAGAAGGCGTGCCGCCGTGGATCAGCGCCCACCACGCCCATTTTGGGCAGCAAACAACACCAGACGGAGAGCAATGCCACTTCGCGTTTCACCAACTTCTTTTCCAAAAA ATCCAATCCCCTGAAGCGGACCAAGTCGGTGACCAAGCTGGAGCGGACCAAGCGCGGATCCGGCGGACTGAGGGGATCCCGCTCGCACGAGAGCCTGCTGTCCAGTCACGCCGTCATGTCCACCATAG ATCTCTCCTGCACTggggcggtgggcgtggcgcCCGTGCATCAGTCAGTCCTGGGACGGCGTCACTGTTTCCAGGTGCGCGGCGGGCCGCGTGGCGAGCGGTACTACTCGTGCGGTTCGCGCCAGGAGCGCGACCTTTGGATCTACTCGCTGCGCAAGTCGATCGCTCCGAATGCGGAGCACACCCGTCGCACGGACAACTCGCTAAAGATGTGGGTCTACGAGGCGAAGAACCTGCCGCCCAAGAAGCGATACTTCTGCGAACTGCAGCTGGACAAAACCCTGTACGGCCGGACGTCGGTGAAGCTGCAGACAGATCTGCTGTTCTGGGGCGAGCACTTCGACTTCCCCGACATACCCGAGATCAATGTCATCACGGTGAATGTGTTCCGTGAGGTGgacaagaagaagaagcgcGACAAGTACCAGTTCGTGGGCTCGGTGAAGATACCCGTGCACGATGTGACCTCCAGGCTGCCATGCGAGCAATGGTATCCCATACTGAGCGACAAGGCGGGCGACAGTCTGGGCAGAACGtcgggcggcggcggcagtgGGTCCAAGGACAAGGAGCAGCTGCCCACGCTGAGGATCAAGTGTAGATTCCAGAGCACCGATATCCTGCCCATCAATGTGTACGCCAACTTCTTGGCCTACCTCAAGGAGAACTACAAGCGGGTGTGCGAGACCCTGGAGCCGGTGATCGGGGTGAAGGCCAAGGAGGACATTGGCCAGGCACTGGTACTGCTGATGCATGCGCAGGGGCTGGCGGGCGCCTTCCTCACCGACGTGGTGGCCCTCGATCTGCTGCGCGTGGGTGACCAGAGGCTCACCTTCCGGGGCAACTCGCTGGCCACCAAGAGCATGGAGGCGTTCCTCAAGCTGACGGGCGAACAGTATCTGCAGGACACCCTATCGGCACCCATTAACGAGCTGATTCAGTCAGAGCGGGACTGCGAGGTGGATCCGACCAAGGCGAGTGGCTCGTCGGCGGGTTCGCTGCAGCGACAGCAGGCCGCCCTGCGTGGCGCGGTGCGTGGGGCGTGGCAGTGCATCTTTGAGTCGCACAAGCACTTCCCCGCCCAGCTGCGTAATTGCTTCGCCACGTTCCGGGAGCGCCTGCAGCAGCTGGGCCGCCAGGATATGGCCGACAACCTGATCTCGGCGAGCATTTTCCTGCGGTTCCTGTGCCCGGCCATCCTGTCGCCGTCGTTGTTCAACATCACCAGCGAACTGCCGTCGGCTCGGGCTACCCGCAATCTCACGCTGGTGGCCAAGACCCTGCAGACATTGGCTAACTTCACCCGCTTCCAGGGCAAGGAGAACTTCATGGAGTTCCTCAACGATTTCCTCGAACAGGAGGCCGCCCGCATGCAGCAGTTTCTGGAGATTATATCGACACGGCCGGAGCATCCGGCCCCGGACTCGATACTCGATTGGGCCGGCTACATTGACCAGGGCAAACAGCTGTCCATCCTGCATAGCTTGCTCAGCGAGAGTCTGGCCAAATTGCCGGAGGCCAGGCAGCATGAGCTGGATCCACTGCAGCACATCCTGGACGAGATCAGCCGGGCCAAGGAGCATGGCTTGGGAACGGCCCTGCCGGGCGGATATCTGCCGGCCACCTCCTCCACGCACTCGATAGCCAGCGAGAATCAGGAGAATCGCAATCCGGGCTCCTCGGGCTCGCATGCGGGCTCCAATTCGGAGCAGTTGCTGCCACAACAGAGTCAGCTGGCCCAGCCGCAACATGCGATTGTTAGTAAGCCCCTGTCGGCGGAGCGTGGCATTATGAGGGGGGTGCTCACTCCGAATTCCCTGGAGAAGAATATCTTTAGGTACAATGATCCCACGGTTAATGGtgtgctgcagcagcagcaacagcaacaactacagcagcagcaacagcaacaacagctgCAACAGCATCCCCACCAGCAACAGCCGCACCACCAGCATCCCCTCCAGCTGCTCTCCAATTCACAAACCTCGATTGCTGGCAACCAATATATGAGCTCGCCGGGAGGCCTGCAGCATGCCCAATCGCAGACCTCGATGGCATCCTCATCGCtcaacggcagcagcagcaatctGCTGCATGGCCACCAGCAGCATGTCCACCACCCGCAGCAAATGCATCCACACCACTGCCCGCCGGCGCCACAGACAAGTGCCTCCAGCACCATGGAGCGCATGGATCGGATGAACTATCCGCCGTATGTGGCGCACAATGGCAATGACTACGAGGCCAGCACGCCGTCGAGCACTCGCTCCAGGACACTGCCACGAAATGGTAATGGAAATCCCAATGCCAATGGCAACATGAGCAGCAATAACAACCAGAGCGGCAGCTACGACGACATGCACGGCGAGTTCCAGATCCAGATATCCGGGCTGGACACGAGCAGTGCTTTTGTCTGCAAGTCACCCACACCCATGATGAAATCCGGTATGGGTCCAGTTGGAGGAGCGGGACGAGGCCACCACAAGCTGAATCTGGGAATACCCGATCATTCGGGTGGCTATGTGCGCGGCGGCAACAACCTGAATCCCAACTCGAATATGCCCAAGAACCTGGAGGATCTCGACGATCTGTTCAAGTACGCCGAAGAGCACGACGTGGCGGAGCCGGCTAACCATCACCCTCACAGCCAGCAGAATCACCAGGGGGGTTCCCACCTCAAGCCCGCCGCCGTGCCGGGCAAGGAGCAACTGTCGGCGAAGAGCAGTCACTGCAGCTCTGGCTACCAGAGCATCTCCACGAATCCCTCGCCCTCGCAGTCCTCCAGTCCCGTGGAGAGCCAGCTGAAGGCCGCGATGGGCAGTCACAATGCGCCGCTGGCTTTTAAGAATCCCTCCTACCAGCTGCAGCCCCAAACGGGCTCGTCCAGATCATCGGCTACAAGCAATccccaccagcaacagcagcagcagcaacagcagttCGGCAACCGGCTTAAGCCCGTTAAAGGTGGACTGGTGGCCGCTCGGGCGGCCTTCCTCAACAGCGGAGGAGCCTTGGAGACGGCGGCCACATTGACGCCAAGTTCATCGGATGAACAGCTCTCGGCGGATAACTATGCTATATATAGCTATGCAGCTGCGGCGGCGGCTGGAGCGGGCATGTCCACCAAGCTGGAGGCTCAACGCTCGCTCAGCGGCGGCAGCAGCTCCTCCACCTCGGCATCCGCGTCCACCTCGAATCTGGGCAAGAGCGGTGGCTTCTCCGCCTACGGGCGGCTGAATGGACCGCTCAAGCGGGAGGATGTCTACGGCAGTGGCTACGGCGGCAGCAGTGGCAATGTGGGCTACGGCCTGTCCACTTCCAGTGGCGCCGGACACCCTCAACATccccaccagcagcagcatcagttgcagcaacagcaaccgcACAGGGAACGGGATCAGGAACTGAAGCAGTATGCGGGCAGTGTGGCGGGCAGCGTGGGATCGGCCACTTCGGCTGCCCAAAGGCGGCTGAGTTTGGACTCGGCGCGCACGCTCTCCGACAGCAGCACGGATACGGAGG GGCACTGCAATCAATTGCAGGAGGGCAAGCGACGCAGGCAGTTGCGCAGCAGTGGCGGCagcggcggaggaggaggaggaggagtggGTTCGGAACAGGGATTGGGAAAGAGCTATGACCAGAACGGAGAGATCCAGCTGCTGCAGCAGACGCTGGACACGCTCTGCCACACGCTCGACCGCGACGAGGCGGAGCTGCGCGACTCCAGTGACGAGCTGTTTGGCCTACAGCGGCCAGCGGGCAGCGCCGGCAGCAACGGGTCGAACAATCTCAGCCTGCAGTCGGAGTCCACCATGCGCAGCATCATCGACAG ACTCATCACCATGGAGGAGGAACTGCGCCGCGAGCAGCTGAAGATGTCGCTGGCGCTCTCCCACAAGCAGCGCGTGATCGAGGAGCAGGGTCAGCAGATCGCGGCACTGGACGCGGCCAACAGCCGGCTGCTCAGCGCCCTGACCGCCCTGCGCCAGCGGTACGAgacccagcagcagcagcaacagcagcagcaccaaGCACCACCAAAGACCCAGAAGCCACAGTGA